The Streptomyces luteogriseus genome includes a window with the following:
- a CDS encoding DeoR/GlpR family DNA-binding transcription regulator: MLAERRHQLILRALRAGGPAAVTDLSEQLGVSPATIRRDLVKLEEDGLLTRVHGGAVVEEGDQPFAEVAEVRVNEKDAIAERAAAMIEDGQSVLLDIGTTAYRLARQLHGRRLTVITSNLVVYEELADDEGIELVLLGGMVRREYRSLVGFLTEDNLRQLHADWLFLGTSGVRPGGQVMDTTVVEVPVKRAMIKAGEKVVLLADAAKFPGHGMAKVCGPEDLDAVVTDEPVDAATRASFQEAGVEVVVTGKVQT, translated from the coding sequence GTGCTGGCAGAACGACGACACCAACTCATCCTGCGGGCCCTGCGCGCCGGCGGGCCCGCGGCCGTGACCGACCTCTCGGAGCAACTGGGGGTGAGTCCCGCCACCATCCGGCGTGACCTGGTCAAACTGGAAGAAGACGGACTGCTCACGCGTGTGCACGGCGGCGCCGTCGTGGAGGAGGGCGACCAGCCCTTCGCCGAGGTCGCCGAGGTGCGCGTCAACGAGAAGGACGCCATAGCCGAACGCGCCGCCGCGATGATCGAGGACGGCCAGTCGGTGCTGCTGGACATCGGGACGACGGCCTACCGGCTCGCCCGGCAGCTGCACGGACGCCGGCTCACCGTGATCACCAGCAACCTGGTGGTCTACGAGGAACTCGCCGACGACGAGGGCATCGAGCTGGTCCTGCTCGGCGGCATGGTCCGCCGCGAATACCGCTCCCTGGTCGGCTTCCTCACCGAGGACAACCTGCGCCAGCTGCACGCCGACTGGCTCTTCCTGGGCACCAGCGGCGTGCGGCCCGGCGGGCAGGTCATGGACACGACGGTCGTGGAAGTGCCGGTCAAACGCGCCATGATCAAGGCCGGCGAGAAGGTGGTGCTGCTCGCCGACGCCGCGAAGTTCCCCGGGCACGGGATGGCGAAGGTCTGCGGGCCCGAGGACCTGGACGCGGTCGTGACCGACGAGCCGGTCGACGCGGCGACGCGGGCCTCCTTCCAGGAGGCGGGCGTCGAGGTCGTCGTCACGGGAAAGGTGCAGAC
- a CDS encoding carbohydrate kinase family protein: MDADRPDVLLTGLLFYDLVLTGLGKPPTPGEEIWTGGMGCGPGGIANLAVAASRFGLGTSLATVFGDDFYGAYCRDVLRGQEGVDLSLSRTADGWPTPVTVSVAYGHDRALLTHGQEPPYSQDALMGDPPDARTALVHLEAEPREWLAKAAANGTRIYADVGWDPTQEWSAALLEQLALCHAFLPNETEAMAYTRTDSAVAALGALSELVPVAVVTRGGDGALAVDQITGEYAEVPALDTDVLDATGAGDVFGASFVAASLGGWPLAERLRFAVLAAGLSVRHHGGALAAPGWHGVARWWHSLTDPALRRAYGFLAERIPADPGPPPHHAPVTPPSPHTPAGRCGSGTGPH; this comes from the coding sequence GTGGACGCTGACCGGCCCGATGTGCTGCTGACGGGGCTGCTCTTCTACGACCTCGTCCTCACGGGTCTCGGCAAGCCGCCCACCCCGGGCGAGGAGATCTGGACCGGGGGCATGGGCTGCGGCCCGGGCGGCATCGCGAACCTCGCCGTGGCCGCCTCCCGCTTCGGCCTCGGCACCTCCCTGGCCACGGTCTTCGGCGACGACTTCTACGGCGCGTACTGCCGGGACGTCCTGCGCGGCCAGGAAGGCGTCGACCTCTCGCTCTCCCGTACGGCGGACGGCTGGCCGACCCCGGTCACCGTCTCCGTCGCGTACGGCCACGACCGGGCCCTGCTCACCCACGGACAGGAACCGCCGTACTCGCAGGACGCGCTGATGGGCGACCCGCCCGACGCGCGGACCGCCCTGGTGCACCTCGAGGCCGAGCCGCGCGAGTGGCTCGCCAAGGCCGCCGCGAACGGCACGCGGATCTACGCCGACGTCGGCTGGGATCCCACCCAGGAGTGGTCCGCGGCCCTGCTGGAGCAACTGGCCCTGTGCCACGCCTTCCTCCCCAACGAGACCGAGGCGATGGCCTACACCCGCACCGACAGCGCGGTGGCCGCGCTCGGCGCGCTCTCCGAGCTGGTGCCCGTCGCCGTGGTGACGCGGGGCGGGGACGGCGCCCTCGCCGTCGACCAGATCACCGGCGAGTACGCCGAGGTCCCGGCCCTGGACACCGACGTCCTGGACGCGACGGGCGCCGGGGACGTCTTCGGCGCGAGCTTCGTCGCGGCCTCCCTCGGCGGCTGGCCGCTGGCGGAGCGGCTGCGGTTCGCGGTACTCGCGGCCGGGCTGTCCGTCCGCCACCACGGCGGCGCCCTCGCGGCTCCCGGCTGGCACGGCGTCGCACGCTGGTGGCACTCCCTGACCGACCCCGCCCTGCGGCGCGCCTACGGGTTCCTCGCCGAGCGCATCCCGGCCGACCCCGGCCCGCCCCCGCATCACGCGCCCGTCACCCCGCCGAGCCCGCACACCCCCGCCGGTCGGTGCGGCTCCGGAACCGGGCCGCACTGA
- a CDS encoding ABC transporter substrate-binding protein, which translates to MDLSRRGFLQAAALTAAASGLTVACGGGSGSAGSKNGKNLTLWYWGGALSDKVVAEARTHFSGQVKLTAASIGGDFKQKLTTTLAAGASVPDITGIKGEDMASFLPNAGRFLDLNDLGFKKIASQYLDWKTKLAQTEDGKQIGFPIDIGPTALFYRADLFDKAGLPTDPDKVAARAGTWEEYFALGTELREKVPGTYLVNNIGSVFTMAVGQGTERFIDKDNHFIGDQGHIRKAWTTAVRPYTLGLDAKINDNTWNAAVGKTLSTELGAAWHALDIEQAAPKTKGKWRVCAMPGGPANQGGSYLALPKQCRNPEEAFKIISWILSPENDARGFTDAAIFPAAPAAYAMPAMTGGDPFFGGQKVIDVFGPAAKAIPAAYEAPADAAVMAPFMTELSSIEAKGKKPEDAWKDAVAQARQIARRQGVN; encoded by the coding sequence GTGGACCTTTCCCGAAGAGGCTTCCTCCAGGCCGCCGCACTGACCGCGGCCGCCTCCGGTCTGACCGTCGCCTGTGGCGGCGGCTCGGGATCGGCCGGCAGCAAGAACGGCAAGAACCTCACCCTGTGGTACTGGGGAGGCGCACTCAGCGACAAGGTGGTCGCCGAGGCGAGGACGCACTTCAGCGGCCAGGTGAAGCTCACCGCCGCCTCCATCGGCGGCGACTTCAAGCAGAAGCTCACCACCACCCTCGCCGCGGGCGCCTCCGTGCCCGACATCACCGGCATCAAGGGCGAGGACATGGCGTCCTTCCTGCCCAACGCGGGCCGCTTCCTGGACCTGAACGACCTGGGCTTCAAGAAGATCGCGTCCCAGTACCTCGACTGGAAGACCAAGCTGGCGCAGACCGAGGACGGCAAGCAGATCGGCTTCCCGATCGACATCGGCCCGACCGCCCTCTTCTACCGCGCGGACCTCTTCGACAAGGCCGGACTGCCCACCGACCCCGACAAGGTCGCCGCCCGGGCCGGAACCTGGGAGGAGTACTTCGCGCTCGGCACCGAGCTGCGCGAGAAGGTGCCCGGCACCTACCTGGTCAACAACATCGGCTCGGTCTTCACCATGGCGGTCGGGCAGGGCACCGAGCGGTTCATCGACAAGGACAACCACTTCATCGGCGACCAGGGCCACATCCGCAAGGCGTGGACCACGGCGGTGCGCCCCTACACCCTCGGCCTCGACGCCAAGATCAACGACAACACCTGGAACGCCGCCGTCGGCAAGACCCTGAGCACCGAACTCGGAGCCGCCTGGCACGCCCTGGACATCGAGCAGGCGGCCCCGAAGACCAAGGGCAAGTGGCGGGTCTGCGCGATGCCCGGCGGACCGGCCAACCAGGGCGGTTCCTACCTGGCCCTGCCCAAGCAGTGCCGCAATCCCGAAGAGGCGTTCAAGATCATCAGCTGGATCCTCAGCCCCGAGAACGACGCCCGCGGCTTCACCGACGCCGCGATCTTTCCCGCAGCGCCGGCGGCGTACGCCATGCCGGCCATGACGGGCGGCGACCCCTTCTTCGGCGGGCAGAAGGTCATCGACGTGTTCGGCCCGGCCGCCAAGGCCATACCGGCCGCCTACGAGGCACCGGCCGACGCCGCCGTCATGGCTCCGTTCATGACCGAGCTGTCCAGCATCGAGGCCAAGGGCAAGAAGCCCGAGGACGCCTGGAAGGACGCGGTCGCCCAGGCCAGGCAGATCGCCCGGCGACAGGGGGTGAACTGA
- a CDS encoding carbohydrate ABC transporter permease: MLSHWRQYLAISPFFLIFGVFSFFPVFYSLYLAFQRWDGLGTVQFVGLQQFRFLWDDPVFWLSIRNTLVIWVLSTVPTLFGALVLATLLHSVRRFKGFYRIALYVPNVTSIVAVSIFFGAVFSNNFGLVNAILGTVGISPVPWLSNPWLIKLVIALLMTWMWTGYNMIIYLAGLQAIPAQIYEAARLDGAGPIRTFFQITMPIMRPIILFTVIISTINGLQSFSEPQVLFGSNAANPNLGGPGQAGLTTLLYFYQSAFVNNDYGYGAAIVWAFFVLIMVLVVVNWRLVQRGRKS; encoded by the coding sequence GTGCTGTCCCACTGGCGGCAGTACCTCGCGATCTCGCCGTTCTTCCTGATCTTCGGCGTCTTCTCGTTCTTCCCGGTCTTCTACTCGCTGTACCTCGCCTTCCAGCGCTGGGACGGCCTGGGCACCGTGCAGTTCGTGGGACTGCAGCAGTTCCGGTTCCTGTGGGACGACCCCGTCTTCTGGCTGTCGATCCGCAACACCCTGGTGATCTGGGTGCTGTCCACCGTCCCCACGCTGTTCGGCGCGCTGGTGCTGGCGACGCTGCTGCACTCGGTGCGCCGCTTCAAGGGCTTCTACCGCATCGCCCTGTACGTACCGAACGTCACCTCGATCGTCGCCGTGTCGATCTTCTTCGGCGCGGTGTTCAGCAACAACTTCGGTCTGGTGAACGCGATCCTGGGCACGGTCGGGATCTCGCCCGTCCCGTGGCTGAGCAATCCGTGGCTGATCAAACTGGTCATCGCGCTGCTGATGACCTGGATGTGGACCGGCTACAACATGATCATCTATCTTGCCGGTCTCCAGGCCATCCCCGCCCAGATCTACGAGGCGGCCAGGCTGGACGGCGCCGGGCCCATCCGCACGTTCTTCCAGATCACCATGCCGATCATGCGGCCCATCATCCTGTTCACCGTCATCATCTCGACGATCAACGGCCTGCAGAGCTTCAGCGAACCCCAGGTCCTGTTCGGCAGCAACGCCGCCAACCCGAACCTCGGCGGCCCCGGCCAGGCGGGCCTGACCACGCTCCTCTACTTCTACCAGTCGGCCTTCGTCAACAACGACTACGGCTACGGCGCCGCCATCGTGTGGGCCTTCTTCGTACTGATCATGGTGCTGGTCGTCGTCAACTGGCGGCTGGTCCAGCGCGGGAGGAAGTCATGA
- a CDS encoding carbohydrate ABC transporter permease, translated as MTAVVPRRSSRQGGGGGRARRPKGLTAHIVLVLAVLISVFPFVWTIVMATNTTEDIYKSPPKLTFGSHLLENIRHVLDTIDFFGSMLNTLVVATVTTVLVLFVDSLAAFVFAKFDFPGRKVLFAMLVGFMMLPLQLAVLPQFILMSDIGWVGTLKALILPALANAFGIFWLRQYIENGVPDELLDAARIDGAGFFRQYWNIVLPMIKPALSFLAIYAFVGAWNDYIWPLVVLNDPTHLTLQVALAQLHVGHTTDYSMVMAGVLMASVPLVLVFTLFARGFIAGATEGAVQGS; from the coding sequence ATGACCGCAGTGGTCCCCAGGCGGTCCAGCAGGCAAGGCGGTGGTGGCGGCCGGGCACGGCGTCCCAAGGGCCTGACCGCGCACATCGTCCTCGTCCTGGCCGTCCTGATCTCGGTCTTCCCGTTCGTGTGGACGATCGTCATGGCGACGAACACCACCGAGGACATCTACAAGAGCCCGCCGAAGCTGACCTTCGGCTCCCATCTGCTGGAGAACATCCGGCACGTGCTCGACACCATCGACTTCTTCGGATCGATGCTGAACACGCTCGTCGTCGCGACCGTCACCACCGTCCTGGTCCTGTTCGTCGACTCCCTGGCGGCGTTCGTCTTCGCCAAGTTCGACTTCCCCGGGCGCAAGGTGCTGTTCGCGATGCTGGTGGGGTTCATGATGCTGCCGCTCCAGCTGGCCGTCCTCCCGCAGTTCATCCTCATGTCCGACATCGGCTGGGTCGGCACGCTCAAGGCGCTGATCCTGCCCGCCCTCGCCAACGCCTTCGGCATCTTCTGGCTGCGCCAGTACATCGAGAACGGCGTCCCGGACGAGCTGCTCGACGCCGCGCGCATCGACGGCGCGGGATTCTTCCGCCAGTACTGGAACATCGTGCTGCCGATGATCAAGCCGGCGCTGTCCTTCCTCGCCATCTACGCCTTCGTCGGGGCCTGGAACGACTACATCTGGCCGCTCGTCGTACTCAACGACCCCACCCACCTCACGCTCCAGGTGGCGCTGGCCCAGCTCCACGTCGGCCACACCACCGACTACAGCATGGTCATGGCCGGCGTGCTCATGGCGTCCGTGCCACTGGTCCTGGTCTTCACGCTCTTCGCCCGCGGGTTCATCGCGGGGGCCACGGAGGGGGCGGTGCAGGGGAGTTGA
- a CDS encoding alkaline phosphatase family protein yields the protein MDGLRYDRLTRSPATAPVLHALMATGAVGTSLLPYGRADDEPSPGTAYTDSGPGWSSILTGVWPDRHGVTGNDFKGADYARYPDFLTRAARARPGLRTAAAVSWPALVRRGTLGRAIGRRVRHNGESRGYETADRRVARTALRWLTTSDPDVLFVYFGATDEAGHRTGPLSSAYDRALLTQDAHLGRLLEAIDARASAPRRAEEHWTVLITTDHGHLDSGGHGGDSRAEREVFVVLAEPGGPARPGGTRLDTPRLIDIASTVLDRLGIPVNPAWGLQGRVLPGTTAPTSEWS from the coding sequence ATGGACGGCCTGCGCTACGACCGCCTGACCCGGTCCCCCGCCACCGCACCCGTGCTGCACGCCCTGATGGCCACAGGCGCCGTCGGCACGAGCCTGCTGCCCTACGGCCGAGCGGACGACGAGCCCTCGCCCGGCACGGCCTACACCGACTCCGGACCCGGCTGGTCGAGCATCCTCACCGGGGTGTGGCCCGACCGCCACGGGGTCACCGGCAACGACTTCAAAGGCGCCGACTACGCCCGCTACCCCGACTTCCTGACCCGCGCCGCCCGCGCCCGGCCCGGTCTGCGCACGGCGGCCGCGGTGTCCTGGCCCGCCCTGGTCCGCCGCGGCACCCTCGGCCGGGCCATCGGCCGGCGGGTGCGCCACAACGGCGAATCCAGGGGCTACGAGACCGCGGACCGCCGCGTCGCCCGCACCGCCCTGCGCTGGCTCACCACGTCCGACCCGGACGTGCTGTTCGTGTACTTCGGTGCCACCGACGAGGCGGGCCACCGAACGGGCCCCCTCTCCTCCGCCTACGACCGGGCCCTCCTCACCCAGGACGCCCATCTCGGGCGGCTCCTGGAGGCCATCGACGCCCGGGCATCGGCCCCCCGGCGCGCCGAGGAGCACTGGACCGTGCTGATCACCACGGACCACGGGCACCTCGACTCCGGTGGCCACGGCGGCGACTCGCGTGCCGAGCGCGAGGTGTTCGTCGTCCTCGCCGAACCGGGTGGACCCGCCCGGCCCGGAGGCACCCGGCTCGACACACCCCGCCTCATCGACATCGCCTCCACCGTCCTGGACCGTCTCGGCATCCCCGTGAACCCCGCCTGGGGCCTGCAAGGCCGGGTCCTGCCCGGGACCACCGCACCGACTTCGGAATGGTCATGA
- a CDS encoding glycoside hydrolase family 2 TIM barrel-domain containing protein: MNDAPLDPLTALRPWAAPEVTSWRRLPMNAVDRRPGAVPLDGDWHFQLLPAPDAPLGEVWSSSYVPGAWTMQGTDDLPRYLNIRMPFAEFPPDVPAANPTGVYERGVDVPAEWAGRRIVLQVGAAESVLLVHVDGRPVGISKDSHLAAEFDLTGLVRPGERATVRLTVVKWSDASHIEDQDQWWHGGITRSVLLYAVDPLHLADVTVRARRDGDLLVECRVRDAGGPLPEGWYVSGELDGQPLTQDAEFDRANAEDERVSDFLGEARLRAAVADVRTWNAETPELYDLTVRLHRADGTVADTSRHRVGFRDVEIVGRDLLVNGERVFIRGVNRHDFHPLTGRTVTYDDMRADLVLLKRFGFNAIRTAHYPNDPALYDLADELGFYVVDEADIESHDHAHEIADDPRYLGAFVDRVARMVLRDKNHPSVIIWSLGNESDYGANHDAAAGWVRRHDPTRPVQYEGAAKRGWADPGLASDIACPMYAPLEECLAHALSGTQTKPLVQCEYSHAMGNSNGTLADHWAAIEATPGLQGGFIWEFWDHGILQRVNDGRPAGRGGAGLHDNGVAAPGHRWAYGGDFGETDHDGAFIADGVVFPDRTPKPVMFEHREIAAPVRIEAFRHEGVVLGNHQHFRGLEWLSGEWELSLAEGTTLTAPAELPVLRPGETAAVPLPFVVPEDGGEAWLTLRVTTAGDEPWAPRGTVVCLPQVRLRAACPPAHTRVPDGTVEVDEDGLLVHPLLTSAPTLSLWRAPTDNDVLGGMADRWRDWGLEAPTREVVSVRRSPGRVAVVSDYLCAGGTVRHEQVLTAVDGGLIVDESAELPEALHDVARVGTVFETVAGLNLLEWFGQGPWESYPDRAAGAPVGHHRLPVDELFTPYLRPQESGGRHGVRRFTLSAPDTTGLAVRLDRARQVSVTRHRAADLADVAHHDELVPRAGCVVHIDAAHRGLGTASCGPDTFASYLVAAGVHRWSWTLRVL, from the coding sequence ATGAACGACGCACCCCTCGATCCCCTGACAGCCCTGCGCCCCTGGGCGGCCCCCGAGGTGACCTCCTGGCGCCGGCTGCCGATGAACGCCGTCGACCGGCGCCCCGGAGCCGTCCCGCTCGACGGCGACTGGCACTTTCAGCTGCTGCCCGCACCGGACGCCCCGCTCGGGGAGGTCTGGTCGTCGTCGTACGTGCCCGGCGCGTGGACCATGCAGGGCACCGACGACCTCCCGCGGTACCTGAACATCCGCATGCCGTTCGCCGAGTTCCCGCCCGACGTGCCCGCCGCCAACCCGACCGGGGTGTACGAGCGTGGGGTGGACGTGCCCGCCGAGTGGGCCGGGCGGCGGATCGTGCTCCAGGTCGGCGCCGCCGAGAGCGTGCTGCTGGTGCACGTGGACGGGCGGCCTGTCGGGATCTCCAAGGACTCGCACCTGGCCGCCGAGTTCGATCTGACGGGCCTGGTGCGCCCCGGCGAGCGGGCCACCGTGCGCCTGACCGTGGTGAAGTGGTCGGACGCCTCGCACATCGAGGACCAGGACCAGTGGTGGCACGGCGGGATCACCCGCTCGGTGCTGCTGTACGCCGTCGACCCCCTGCATCTCGCGGACGTGACCGTGCGGGCCCGGCGGGACGGCGATCTGCTGGTGGAGTGCCGGGTGCGGGACGCGGGCGGGCCGCTGCCCGAGGGCTGGTACGTCAGCGGGGAGCTGGACGGGCAGCCGCTCACGCAGGACGCGGAGTTCGACCGGGCCAACGCCGAGGACGAGCGCGTCTCGGACTTCCTCGGGGAGGCGCGGCTGCGTGCCGCCGTAGCGGACGTGCGCACCTGGAACGCCGAGACGCCCGAGCTGTACGACCTGACCGTCCGCCTCCACCGCGCCGACGGCACGGTCGCCGACACTTCCCGGCACCGCGTCGGCTTCCGCGACGTCGAGATCGTCGGCCGGGACCTGCTGGTGAACGGCGAGCGGGTGTTCATCCGGGGCGTCAACCGGCACGACTTCCATCCGCTCACCGGGCGGACGGTGACGTACGACGACATGCGCGCGGACCTGGTCCTGCTGAAGCGGTTCGGCTTCAACGCGATCCGCACCGCGCACTACCCGAACGACCCGGCCCTGTACGACCTGGCGGACGAGCTCGGCTTCTACGTCGTCGACGAGGCCGACATCGAGTCCCACGACCACGCGCACGAGATCGCCGACGACCCGCGCTACCTGGGCGCGTTCGTGGACCGGGTCGCGCGGATGGTGCTGCGGGACAAGAACCACCCGTCCGTCATCATCTGGTCGCTGGGCAACGAGTCCGACTACGGGGCGAACCACGACGCGGCGGCGGGCTGGGTCCGCAGGCACGACCCGACCCGGCCGGTGCAGTACGAGGGCGCGGCCAAGCGCGGCTGGGCGGATCCGGGCCTGGCCTCCGACATCGCCTGCCCGATGTACGCCCCGCTGGAGGAGTGTCTTGCACACGCCCTGTCCGGCACGCAGACCAAGCCGCTCGTCCAGTGCGAGTACTCGCACGCCATGGGCAACAGCAACGGCACGCTGGCGGACCATTGGGCGGCCATCGAGGCCACCCCGGGTCTTCAGGGCGGGTTCATCTGGGAGTTCTGGGACCACGGCATCCTCCAGCGTGTGAACGACGGCAGACCGGCCGGGCGTGGGGGCGCCGGCCTCCATGACAACGGTGTCGCCGCGCCCGGGCACCGCTGGGCGTACGGCGGCGACTTCGGCGAGACGGACCACGACGGCGCCTTCATCGCCGACGGGGTCGTCTTCCCCGACCGCACCCCCAAGCCGGTGATGTTCGAGCACCGAGAGATCGCCGCGCCGGTGCGGATCGAGGCCTTCCGGCACGAGGGCGTCGTCCTGGGCAACCACCAGCACTTCCGGGGCCTGGAGTGGCTGTCCGGCGAGTGGGAGCTGTCCCTCGCCGAGGGCACCACCCTGACGGCGCCCGCCGAACTGCCCGTTCTGCGGCCCGGTGAGACGGCCGCGGTGCCGCTGCCGTTCGTGGTGCCGGAGGACGGCGGCGAGGCGTGGCTGACCCTGCGGGTCACGACGGCCGGGGACGAGCCGTGGGCACCGCGCGGCACGGTGGTGTGCCTGCCGCAGGTCCGGCTGCGGGCGGCGTGCCCGCCGGCGCACACCCGGGTGCCGGACGGCACGGTCGAGGTCGACGAGGACGGGCTGCTGGTCCATCCGCTGCTGACGTCCGCGCCCACCCTGTCGCTGTGGCGGGCGCCGACCGACAACGACGTACTGGGCGGCATGGCGGACCGCTGGCGGGACTGGGGTCTGGAGGCGCCCACCCGCGAGGTCGTCTCCGTACGGCGGTCCCCCGGCCGGGTCGCCGTGGTGTCCGACTACCTCTGCGCGGGCGGGACCGTCCGGCACGAGCAGGTGCTGACGGCCGTGGACGGCGGGCTGATCGTCGACGAGAGCGCCGAACTGCCCGAGGCGCTGCACGACGTGGCCCGGGTCGGAACCGTGTTCGAGACGGTCGCCGGGCTGAACCTGCTGGAGTGGTTCGGGCAGGGCCCCTGGGAGTCGTATCCGGACCGGGCCGCGGGCGCGCCCGTCGGCCACCACCGCCTCCCGGTGGACGAGCTGTTCACGCCCTATCTGCGGCCGCAGGAGAGCGGCGGGCGGCACGGCGTACGGCGGTTCACGCTGTCCGCGCCCGACACCACCGGCCTCGCGGTGCGGCTGGACCGGGCCCGCCAGGTCTCCGTGACCCGGCATCGCGCAGCCGATCTCGCCGACGTCGCGCACCATGACGAACTGGTGCCGCGGGCCGGGTGCGTGGTGCACATCGACGCGGCGCACCGGGGACTGGGCACGGCCTCGTGCGGCCCCGACACCTTCGCCTCCTACCTCGTCGCGGCGGGCGTCCACCGCTGGAGCTGGACACTGCGCGTTCTCTGA
- a CDS encoding LamG-like jellyroll fold domain-containing protein, with amino-acid sequence MCTSHDHDPGEAPQAGAGRRGFLRATALLGATAAAVTAVPAVTAQAAASTWRPDPHSRRFTLAVMPDTQYLFDGPSIDKAPVEASLRYLLEHGREENIVFLSHLGDLTQNGAQEEFAAIGAAFRLLDRRGVGYSVLAGNHDVKSSTTDQRGSTPYLDAFGPRRFEKQRTFGGASPDGYNSFHRFQAGGREWLVLALDWRLSPQGYAWAKGVLAKHPKTPVILTTHELVVEDDTLSDYGQQLWDQLVEDHDQIFLALGGHYWPAARATRKNAAGHDVHLHLTNYQNRYFGGAAMIRLYRFDLDRGVIDVETVSPWILGRAGKGLNELERQEMELSGDADRFSVEIDFERRFSGFVPVPARPARPAAKLLVPGTVAYWRFEKPVDGTVRDLSGRGNDLSLVTVGGGALSWSADHHPDQPGHGSLEFEGFKSPLKGAYLRTVDGAPLNAATFKDGYTVEAFYRLPADWDPDHNAWSGLVSRTGTGGAAGKTGDDPDEPLATLSLSNDREPQWAMRPLNQQGIATNWGQETPLETWWHLAVVNDGRYTTLYVEGCPVLRNPKAPSVGITSVGLPWLLGGYEYGGKIDQIFHGRLGDVRFVARALPVTSFMNH; translated from the coding sequence GTGTGCACTTCGCATGACCACGACCCGGGCGAGGCGCCCCAGGCCGGTGCCGGACGACGCGGTTTCCTTCGTGCGACGGCGCTGCTCGGCGCGACCGCCGCGGCGGTGACCGCGGTGCCGGCCGTCACCGCCCAGGCGGCGGCCTCGACGTGGCGCCCCGACCCGCACAGCCGCCGCTTCACGCTCGCGGTGATGCCGGACACGCAGTACCTGTTCGACGGGCCGAGCATCGACAAGGCGCCGGTCGAGGCTTCGCTGCGCTATCTGCTGGAGCACGGCCGGGAGGAGAACATCGTCTTCCTGTCCCACCTCGGTGACCTCACGCAGAACGGCGCGCAGGAGGAGTTCGCCGCGATCGGGGCGGCGTTCCGGCTGCTGGACCGGCGGGGCGTCGGCTACAGCGTCCTGGCCGGCAACCACGACGTGAAATCGTCGACGACCGACCAGCGCGGCAGCACCCCGTACCTGGACGCCTTCGGGCCTCGGCGGTTCGAGAAGCAGCGGACGTTCGGCGGGGCCTCCCCGGACGGCTACAACTCCTTCCACCGGTTCCAGGCGGGCGGCCGGGAGTGGCTGGTGCTTGCCCTGGACTGGCGGCTGTCGCCGCAGGGTTACGCGTGGGCCAAGGGCGTACTGGCGAAGCACCCGAAGACGCCGGTGATCCTCACGACGCACGAACTGGTCGTCGAGGACGACACGTTGTCGGACTACGGGCAGCAGCTGTGGGACCAGCTCGTCGAGGACCACGACCAGATCTTCCTGGCCCTGGGCGGGCACTACTGGCCCGCCGCCCGCGCGACCCGGAAGAACGCGGCCGGGCACGACGTCCATCTGCATCTGACGAACTACCAGAACCGCTATTTCGGCGGCGCGGCGATGATCCGCCTCTACCGCTTCGACCTGGACCGGGGCGTCATCGACGTGGAGACGGTCTCGCCCTGGATCCTCGGCCGGGCCGGGAAGGGGCTCAACGAGCTGGAGCGGCAGGAGATGGAGCTGAGCGGCGACGCCGACCGGTTCTCCGTCGAGATCGACTTCGAGCGGCGCTTCTCCGGTTTCGTGCCCGTGCCCGCCCGTCCGGCACGGCCCGCCGCGAAATTGCTCGTCCCCGGCACGGTGGCGTACTGGCGTTTCGAGAAGCCGGTCGACGGCACGGTCCGTGACCTGTCCGGGCGGGGCAACGACCTCTCCCTCGTCACGGTCGGCGGCGGCGCGCTGAGCTGGTCCGCGGACCACCACCCCGACCAGCCGGGCCACGGCAGCCTGGAGTTCGAGGGCTTCAAGTCGCCGCTGAAGGGCGCGTATCTGAGGACGGTCGACGGCGCCCCGCTCAACGCGGCGACGTTCAAGGACGGTTACACCGTCGAGGCGTTCTACCGGCTGCCCGCGGACTGGGACCCGGACCACAACGCCTGGTCGGGTCTGGTCTCCCGTACGGGCACCGGCGGCGCCGCCGGGAAGACCGGCGACGACCCGGACGAGCCGCTGGCCACGCTGTCCCTGTCCAACGACCGTGAACCGCAGTGGGCGATGCGGCCGCTCAACCAGCAGGGCATCGCCACCAACTGGGGCCAGGAGACGCCCCTGGAGACCTGGTGGCACCTCGCGGTCGTCAACGACGGCAGGTACACCACGCTGTACGTCGAGGGCTGTCCGGTGCTCCGCAACCCCAAGGCGCCCTCCGTCGGCATCACCTCCGTGGGACTGCCGTGGCTGCTGGGCGGCTACGAGTACGGCGGCAAGATCGACCAGATCTTCCACGGCCGGCTCGGCGACGTCCGGTTCGTCGCCCGGGCGCTGCCCGTCACCTCCTTCATGAACCACTGA